In Anaerobacillus isosaccharinicus, one genomic interval encodes:
- a CDS encoding cell wall hydrolase: MLAEAIGEGAEGMDLVGTVVANRVEADCEPDFRNLRTINHAIYQTIPGTGIPHFEPVLNGSLYTQRPNEEDLQRARNLLNGHRNPRARMSLWFYNPSPGQAYRDPCTVTMPRSPLTQFDFAYKNHCFYVAVPGYCPEFYR, from the coding sequence ATGTTGGCGGAGGCGATCGGTGAGGGAGCCGAAGGAATGGATTTAGTAGGAACGGTAGTGGCCAATCGGGTCGAGGCAGACTGTGAGCCGGACTTCAGAAATTTGCGTACGATCAACCATGCCATCTATCAAACGATACCGGGAACTGGAATTCCTCACTTTGAGCCTGTTTTAAATGGTTCATTGTATACACAGCGGCCCAATGAAGAAGACCTCCAAAGGGCGAGGAACTTGTTGAATGGTCATAGGAATCCTCGTGCGAGAATGAGTTTGTGGTTTTATAATCCGAGTCCAGGGCAAGCATACCGCGATCCTTGTACCGTCACAATGCCAAGATCTCCCTTGACGCAGTTTGACTTTGCGTACAAAAATCATTGCTTCTATGTCGCTGTTCCGGGCTACTGCCCAGAGTTTTATAGATGA
- the gerQ gene encoding spore coat protein GerQ: MNYGNSSCQMNYSAGYYPAPMMGSTTAPQPIGFPMDMHSGPSYSVPVVPIGTGQQLPTGRVEESFIENILRFNKGKIGTFYFTYQGNNKWNAMVYHGRVETAGRDHIIISDPASGKRYLLMMANLDWVEFEERINYPHMEISPAIQASLDISE, encoded by the coding sequence ATGAATTATGGAAACTCTAGTTGTCAGATGAATTATTCTGCTGGTTATTATCCAGCTCCCATGATGGGAAGTACAACCGCACCACAACCAATCGGATTCCCGATGGATATGCATTCTGGTCCCTCCTATTCTGTGCCAGTGGTTCCGATAGGGACTGGGCAACAGCTACCGACAGGCAGAGTGGAAGAATCGTTTATCGAAAATATCCTGCGCTTCAACAAAGGTAAAATTGGTACATTCTACTTTACTTACCAAGGGAATAATAAATGGAATGCAATGGTTTACCACGGGCGTGTTGAAACGGCTGGACGTGATCATATCATCATCAGCGACCCTGCCAGCGGTAAACGGTACCTGCTGATGATGGCAAATCTCGACTGGGTAGAATTTGAAGAACGAATTAACTATCCCCACATGGAAATTAGTCCGGCTATCCAGGCTTCGTTGGATATATCGGAGTGA